In Deltaproteobacteria bacterium, the DNA window CCTACCTCGGCGGTTTCACCGATGACGACGCCCATCCCGTGGTCGATAAAGAAGCCCGGGCCAAGATCCGCGCCGGGATGTATCTCTATTCCCGTTAGAAACCTCGAGATGTGCGATATGAGCCTCCCCAAGAGCTTGAGGTTTTTCTTCCATGACCAGTGGGCCATTCGGTGCATCCATACTGCGTGTAGTCCGGGGTAGCAGAGAAGGATTTCGGCCACGCTACGGGATGCTGGATCCCGTTCAAATGTCACCTTAATGTCTCTCCTGATGGTCTCAAACATATCTCCTCCTTCGTTAAGTATACTAATTTTGTCAATTATTTTAGCAAAAAAAATGCTAAAGCTCAATAAAGGGCAATATTTTTTTCAGCCTTTTTCTCTTCACACCCTTTACGTTGAGCAGGTTCTCGAAGGTGGTAAACCTCCCTTCTCTCTCCCGGTACCGGACTATATTTTCGGCTGTTTCGTCAGATATCCCCGGCAGCAGGGAAAGTTCCCCTGCAGTTGCCCGGTTGACGTTGATCCTGATTCCGGCGATCATCTTTTTCCTCGAGTCCCTTTCTACGCTTTCCCTTTCCTCNNNNNNNNNNNNNNNNNNNNNNNNNNNNNNNNNNNNNNNNNNNNNGCAGGTATACCATGAGGGAAAAGAGGATAAGAGCTGCGAGAACGGAAATGAGGTAGAGGTGT includes these proteins:
- a CDS encoding serine O-acetyltransferase; the encoded protein is MFETIRRDIKVTFERDPASRSVAEILLCYPGLHAVWMHRMAHWSWKKNLKLLGRLISHISRFLTGIEIHPGADLGPGFFIDHGMGVVIGETAEVG